CGGCTTTTACGGCCTTATATGTTCTGTTAATGGGATTTTGGATTTTATGGGGAGTGGCCTTTTCATTGTTGCGACCACAACCATTTGGAGATTTCGCCAACCCGTCAATGAAGAGATGGGTTCATTTTATCACTTCAACTCGGCCCATATTAGAAATCGTTTCCGTTGCGACGTTCACCTTTTTTGCCATTGCGCTGGTCCTCTGGCTTCTTTATAAGAAAAAGCTTTCCCGTAATCCCGCCATCGACACTGCCGTCCGCGACGAACGCGTCCGCCTCATTTGGCTCCTTTCCTTCAGACGAACGATGGCGGTCGCGATCGCATTGCAGTTTGTTTTGTGGATTCTCAACAATTCGACACTCATCCTTTTTGGCCGCGATCCGCTTTTAACGCAGAGCCATAACCTAATGCTCTTGGTCCTGGTTGTTGTGAGCTTGGGAACATTCTTATCCCTTGACCGCCGCCGAACGGAGCTTTCCCCTTCCCTTACGTCCTTTGAAAGTGCGGTCATCCGCAAAGCCCCCTCCTTGCTCGGCCTTTATCTAGGATGGCACCTTGTCTATATGATCGGGACGATCTATAGGAACTGTCAATTCCTTCTAAATAATAAAGATGCCGACTATCCCCGAGTTCTACGCATTTTAAAATGGGTTAGGGGGGGCTGGCTGGCTTGGATCGCCATCCTGGCCATTATGGTTTATTTCTTCCTCTTCCGATCCTCCAGGTCCCAGCCCGCTATTGCTGTCCTTTCGGGTGATGAAAGGATTTGGATGAATTGGCTGAAGGCCTGCCGAGTTTCCTTCTTGATCGTCCTTACGTTGTTCCTCGCACCCTTGCTTCCTTGGATCCCTTTCTTCATTATTAGTATCTTTAGCAGCCATCTCGCCCAATCTTTGCTGAGCCTTCTATCGTTATCCAAAATTCAATTTATTTTTGCGAATGTCCAATTCAATCTTCTGGCTGCCGTTATCGCTCTTCTGGGATCCTACCTCTACTACGACCGAAAGGATTGAGAGGCTGCCATGCCGCTGAAAAACAAGATTAAAATCCACCGGGCGATTCACGACTTGACCCAGGAGCAGCTCGCCGAAAGAGTCGGCGTCACTCGCAAGACTATCAACACCATCGAGCGGGGCCACTTCGTCCCTTCATCGATCCTTGTCCTCAAAATCGCCCATGTCTTCGGTGTCCCGGTGGAGGAAGTGTTCACCTTGGACGAAGAAGAAACCAAATCTTTGGACCTTAGGGGGAATAAATAAACACCCAAAGGATGCTCGCGGAATAAAGATTCTTCCCTTTCTCTCTTGGAATGGGACAAGGGGCCGTTTTGCCCTATAATAGAGGGCCCGGAAAGCCAATATGCCCTCCAAAGAGCTGCGCCGCGTTTTCGGCCTGAACTTCGCCCGTTCGCTCGCCTACACTTCGATCCTTTTCCTCCTGCCGCTGCATTTCGTCCGGATCGGGTTCAACGGCTGGCAGATCGGGGTCATCGTCTCCCTGCTGTCCGTGGCGCCGCTCCTGGCCACATTTCCGGCCGGCTGGATCAACGACCGCTTCTCGATCGCGGGCGCCGTGCGGGCCGCTTTCCTGGCCGACGGCCTGCTGCTTGCGCTCCTGGCCGTGACCCGCAGCTTCCCGGTCGTCTGCGCCGCCTTCTTCCTGCTGGGGGTCGCCAACAGCGTCCTGGACGTCTCGCTGGCCAGCCTGACCTACAAGGATGAGACGGCCATCGACCAAAACCGCAAGTATGGGCTCTATGTCTTCTGGCTGGGGTTTGGGGCCGTCTTCGGCGTCGCGGGCGGCGGCCTGCTGG
The Candidatus Aminicenantes bacterium genome window above contains:
- a CDS encoding helix-turn-helix transcriptional regulator; the protein is MPLKNKIKIHRAIHDLTQEQLAERVGVTRKTINTIERGHFVPSSILVLKIAHVFGVPVEEVFTLDEEETKSLDLRGNK
- a CDS encoding MFS transporter, which gives rise to MPSKELRRVFGLNFARSLAYTSILFLLPLHFVRIGFNGWQIGVIVSLLSVAPLLATFPAGWINDRFSIAGAVRAAFLADGLLLALLAVTRSFPVVCAAFFLLGVANSVLDVSLASLTYKDETAIDQNRKYGLYVFWLGFGAVFGVAGGGLLVQKADFRVMLFLFAAILIGSAGFVRRFEAGRFHLTRLRDYGRDILRPKSLLFLVFVFFLGLH